A region from the Leishmania panamensis strain MHOM/PA/94/PSC-1 chromosome 20 sequence genome encodes:
- a CDS encoding importin beta-1 subunit, putative (TriTrypDB/GeneDB-style sysID: LpmP.20.0500), producing the protein MANVTDLLMALGSPEPSIRVPAETAVNNAKETDLATFMTTMLQEFRDENKPTFARNMAGTLLKNAVAPSFREVAARHALEEQWRALPADVRLQIKNEVLSTLGSPNRDVRTVAANIIGSLARSELPSGEWPQLMGILIGAAKSASEQHQEAALTAIGYICEEGKDHEEVEEALKPSTTEVLSAIVQCMASANEDVKFSATNALCNAMEYIHDNMDVPEQRSYLVTALCEMANACATVRTRERAMESLAKVAELYYSTLPDYITRLHEITTNAIFHDEETVGLQAIQFWISICELERDMKEGGDMLSSLNYSTQGLTFLVDICTQLLIRQEEDQTEDDWNLSVAGSKLLQSLAEAVGIPIQRPVMDFVYANINSTEWRKREASVMAFGCIIGVQEPAAQEAIQDTVAQAVPGLMEYLRDSKEMVADTSAWVLALVCEGFVDIFLQTPDLLQRLMNDVGPMIGGDNARMGIRACHIIYNIALAYADEEDQQTNEISRYYSDLVGVLLHAIDHGATNDFKSTAQETLNALVDAAANDCSSAYLMQLPQELLARMGPQLSLLQQSSGDNRESETMMGLLCGALAALARKLKEDFMPFLDASMQIVMQIVELSADYVQQEAMTAIGSIAHAVKEQLAPYLAKVIPHVLKYLKAFDEPEGIYAVVATMGDLSLSCRVMLQPFESDIMNTLYVNLTNTEVDRELKCSFLSCFSDFILNVLGSERFKPYMPALLPLVDQLFRASCEIDIRGDPESEAYVMNLWETTASFYSTITQCFKNTDIDALAPYMANILSFALHAAANTSEFEETQMAALMVIGDTASALCNVSDPQVRAEAKQALLTDAMNGILNQVLRSSTSEDTKKHMKWIRNQLTHLQRS; encoded by the coding sequence ATGGCGAACGTGACGGACCTTCTGATGGCTCTGGGCAGCCCAGAGCCTTCGATTCGGGTGCCCGCAGAGACGGCGGTGAACAACGCCAAGGAGACCGATCTCGCCACCTTCATGACTACAATGCTGCAGGAGTTCCGTGATGAAAACAAGCCGACGTTTGCCCGAAATATGGCGGGTACGCTGCTGAAGAACGCAGTGGCGCCATCTTTTCGCGAAGTAGCGGCACGGCACGCGCTAGAGGAGCAGTGGCGGGCCCTGCCCGCGGATGTGCGGCTTCAGATAAAGAATGAAGTGCTAAGCACTCTCGGCAGCCCCAATCGAGATGTACGCACAGTCGCCGCCAACATCATTGGCAGCCTGGCTCGCAGCGAGCTGCCTTCCGGGGAGTGGCCGCAGCTGATGGGTATTCTTATCGGCGCAGCGAAGTCGGCCTctgagcagcaccaggagGCGGCACTCACCGCCATCGGCTACATCTGCGAAGAGGGTAAAGATcatgaggaggtggaggaggctcTGAAACCGAGCACGACGGAGGTGCTTTCTGCGATTGTCCAGTGCATGGCAAGCGCCAACGAAGATGTCAAGTTCAGCGCCACGAATGCCTTGTGCAATGCAATGGAGTACATTCACGACAACATGGACGTCCCGGAGCAGCGGAGCTACCTCGTGACGGCGCTGTGTGAGATGGCGAACGCGTGTGCAACGGTGCGTACCCGAGAGCGCGCCATGGAGAGTTTGGCCAAGGTCGCGGAGCTCTACTACTCGACGCTGCCGGACTACATTACGCGCCTGCACGAAATCACCACAAATGCCATTTTTCATGACGAGGAGACGGTGGGCCTGCAGGCCATTCAGTTTTGGATCTCGATCTGCGAGCTAGAGAGGGATATGAAGGAGGGCGGCGACATGCTGTCAAGCCTGAACTACAGTACGCAGGGGCTGACGTTTCTTGTTGACATATGTACGCAGCTCCTCATCCGACAAGAGGAGGACCAGACAGAGGACGACTGGAACCTCTCCGTGGCTGGCAGCAAGTTGCTGCAGAGCCTCGCTGAGGCCGTCGGTATCCCCATTCAGCGGCCCGTGATGGATTTCGTGTATGCCAACATCAACAGCACGGAGTGGCGCAAACGCGAGGCATCTGTGATGGCGTTTGGGTGTATAATTGGGGTCCAGGAGCCAGCGGCGCAGGAAGCCATTCAGGATACTGTGGCACAGGCGGTTCCCGGCCTCATGGAGTACCTCCGCGACTCGAAAGAGATGGTGGCGGACACgagtgcgtgggtgttgGCGCTTGTGTGCGAGGGCTTTGTCGACATCTTCCTGCAGACCCCTGatctgctgcagcgcttaATGAACGATGTGGGGCCGATGATCGGTGGTGACAACGCGCGCATGGGCATTCGTGCATGCCACATCATTTACAACATCGCACTGGCGTACGCGGATGAGGAGGATCAGCAGACAAACGAGATTTCGCGCTACTACAGCGATCTCGTCGGCGTTCTTCTCCACGCTATCGATCATGGCGCTACCAACGACTTCAAGAGCACTGCTCAAGAGACACTGAATGCCCTCGTAGACGCGGCCGCCAATGACTGCTCCAGTGCATACCTGATGCAACTGCctcaggagctgctggcacGCATGGGTCCGCAGCTTAGCTTGTTGCAACAGTCCAGTGGTGACAATAGGGAATCCGAGACGATGATGGGATTGCTCTGTGGTGCGCTCGCGGCCCTTGCGCGGAAACTGAAGGAGGACTTTATGCCCTTCCTAGACGCCTCCATGCAAATCGTCATGCAGATAGTCGAACTCTCTGCTGACTacgtgcagcaggaggccATGACGGCCATTGGCAGTATTGCCCACGCTGTCAAGGAGCAGTTGGCGCCCTACCTGGCGAAGGTGATTCCGCACGTACTGAAGTATTTAAAGGCTTTCGATGAACCAGAAGGCATCTACGCTGTGGTGGCTACAATGGGTGACCTCAGCCTCTCCTGCCGCGTCATGCTGCAGCCTTTCGAGTCCGATATCATGAATACGCTGTACGTCAACCTAACAAACACCGAGGTGGACCGTGAGCTGAAGTGCTCCTTTCTCAGCTGCTTTAGTGATTTTATTCTCAATGTGCTGGGCAGCGAGCGTTTTAAGCCCTACATgcccgcgctgctgccgctggtcgACCAACTCTTCCGTGCAAGCTGCGAGATCGACATCCGCGGCGACCCAGAGAGCGAAGCGTACGTGATGAACCTCTGGGAGACGACGGCCTCCTTCTACTCCACCATCACTCAGTGCTTCAAGAACACCGACATCGATGCGCTGGCGCCGTACATGGCGAATATTTTGAGCTTTGCCCTTCACGCCGCCGCGAATACCAGCGAGTTTGAGGAGACGCAGATGGCGGCACTCATGGTAATTGGCGACACGGCATCCGCTCTCTGTAACGTATCTGATCCACAGGTGCGggcagaggcgaagcaggcgctgctgacagACGCCATGAATGGGATTCTGAATCAAGTACTGCGTAGCAGTACCTCTGAGGACACCAAGAAGCATATGAAGTGGATCCGGAATCAGCTGACCCACCTCCAGCGCTCGTGA